The genomic segment TACACCAGTTGCACCAGACCGCCGCCGATGTCGCGGCTGGAGCGCAACCCGAGACGACGACGTCGGGTCACGCCGGAAAAGAGCGATTTGCCTGCGCCGAGGACGACGGGCACCAGGGTCAGCGTCAGCTCGTCGACCACGCCGGCATCGAGCGCACTCCGCACCAGTGCGCCGCCGTCGAGGTACACGTCGCGCTCGCCCGCGACCTGTCGAGCTTGGTTCAGCATCTCGTCGATGTTGCCGCCCACCGCGCTGACCCAAGCGCGCGGCGACACGAGTGGACGCGACGTGGCGACGAGCATCGGGATCTCACCGTAGGGCCAGGCATCGAATCCCGTGACGACTTCGAAGGTGTTGCGCCCCATGACGATGGCGCCGATCTGTGCCAGGAAAGGCGTGAAGGTATCCTCGATCTCGGCATCGCCGGCGGGTAGCCAATCGAGCTCGTCCCGAGGACCTGCGATGAATCCGTCGAGCGAACAGGCCAGGAACACCCGTATGCGGCCGGGGTGCATCATTTCCCGATGGGGTGACGCCGGGCCTTCGCGGCCAGGGCCTCTCCAGGTTCCTCGACCCACGCCGCGCCGACGGACCTTGCGAGGTCGCGCGCGATGTCACTCAACTCCAAGGCCTGCGCCAAACGGTCGGACGCCGTGGCGCTACGAGCGTCGCGGTGTCGAAGCGCGTCTTCGTCTTCGCCCCGTTCGGAAAGGCGCCGGAGTCGAAGTAGCGGGTTCACCGAGCGGAGTATATCGCGTGGAGGAGTCGGGATGCAGATCCCTGACGCTGCGGAGCCCCAGCGAATGGCGCGAGGTGCGCTCGAACGAGGGCGAGAACTGTAGTCGCCGAGCGACAGTTCGTGCCGTGCACGCACGGTCCGGCGCGTCTATGCACGCTCTCACGGCAGTTACGGGCGGCACGACTTCTGCTTGGCCGCCGGGCATGCGAAAGATTGTGTTCGGATTGGCTTTGGTGTTCTTGGGGTGTTCGTCCGACGACGACGGCTTGCCGTCCGGCACCGGGGGCGCCGCCGGTGCCGCTGGCGCGGCCGGGGCCACCACGGGCGGTGCGGGAGGCGCGTCCGGCAGTGGCGCGGTGGGAGGCGCGTCGGGTTCCGCCAGCGGTGGCGTCTCGGGAGCCGCGAG from the Polyangiaceae bacterium genome contains:
- a CDS encoding dihydrofolate reductase family protein, with translation MMHPGRIRVFLACSLDGFIAGPRDELDWLPAGDAEIEDTFTPFLAQIGAIVMGRNTFEVVTGFDAWPYGEIPMLVATSRPLVSPRAWVSAVGGNIDEMLNQARQVAGERDVYLDGGALVRSALDAGVVDELTLTLVPVVLGAGKSLFSGVTRRRRLGLRSSRDIGGGLVQLVYEPVPP